In Hevea brasiliensis isolate MT/VB/25A 57/8 chromosome 13, ASM3005281v1, whole genome shotgun sequence, a single genomic region encodes these proteins:
- the LOC110669611 gene encoding NADPH-dependent aldo-keto reductase, chloroplastic, whose translation MRSHQVRLNCGITMPLLGLGTFTFQNDRETTELATHMALKMGYRHFDTAKVYGSEAALGNALTEAILDQTVNREDIFVTSKLWGSDHHDPVSALKQTLKNLGMEYLDMYLVHWPVKLKPWVCYPVPCEDDFEKLDLESTWAGMERCLDLGLCRCIGVSNFSSTKIVRLLDFASVPPAVNQVEMHPMWRQAKLRGVCADHKIHVSAYSPLGGPGNSWGTTAVVESPIIKSIALKHQATPAQVALKWGLSKEASVIVKSFNQNRLKENMEALDIKLDDQDLVDIDKLEERKIMRGEVYVNETTSPYKTIEDLWDDEI comes from the exons ATGAGGAGCCACCAGGTTCGCCTGAATTGTGGGATTACCATGCCATTACTTGGACTAGGCACTTTTACCTTCCAAAATGATAGGGAGACAACAGAACTTGCCACCCATATGGCACTCAAG ATGGGTTACAGGCACTTCGACACTGCAAAGGTATATGGTTCAGAGGCAGCCTTAGGGAACGCTTTAACAGAGGCAATTCTTGATCAAACAGTGAACAGAGAGGACATTTTTGTTACATCTAAACTATGGGGGTCCGATCACCATGATCCAGTTTCAGCTCTCAAACAAACTCTTAA GAACTTGGGGATGGAGTATCTGGATATGTATCTGGTGCACTGGCCAGTGAAGCTGAAGCCTTGGGTTTGTTATCCTGTGCCCTGCGAAGATGACTTTGAGAAGTTAGACCTCGAGTCCACATGGGCTGGAATGGAGAGATGCTTGGATTTGGGATTGTGTAGGTGCATTGGAGTCAGCAATTTCTCCAGCACAAAGATCGTACGGTTATTGGATTTTGCTTCTGTACCTCCAGCTGTCAATCAG GTGGAAATGCATCCAATGTGGCGGCAAGCCAAGCTTCGAGGGGTCTGTGCAGATCACAAAATCCATGTAAGCGCTTATTCACCACTTGGTGGGCCTGGGAATTCATGGGGAACGACTGCTGTGGTTGAAAGCCCAATCATAAAATCCATTGCTCTCAAACACCAAGCAACTCCAGCTCAG GTTGCTTTGAAGTGGGGATTATCTAAAGAGGCTAGCGTGATTGTGAAGAGCTTCAATCAGAACAGGTTGAAGGAAAACATGGAGGCATTGGATATCAAATTGGACGATCAAGATCTCGTTGACATTGACAAATTGGAGGAGAGGAAGATCATGAGAGGTGAGGTTTACGTTAACGAGACAACAAGTCCATACAAGACGATTGAAGATCTTTGGGACGATGAAATTTAA